The Nitrospiraceae bacterium genome includes a region encoding these proteins:
- a CDS encoding cupredoxin domain-containing protein yields the protein MKFGQWISCQGWNSRKASPGLGWIIGCLPCLVLQGSCEWDGSSTIMVTAEEFRFHPTRIEWVSDQPLRLLIRNQGRERHVFHSPELFGPEPGVLWHQPKVVLQEANTVVLEPGQSIELSFTASAGLYPFRCWIKGHTGMEGTILVKDRSSKL from the coding sequence ATGAAATTCGGTCAATGGATTTCCTGCCAGGGGTGGAATAGCCGAAAGGCCAGCCCTGGATTGGGGTGGATTATCGGTTGCCTCCCTTGTTTGGTTCTGCAGGGTTCCTGTGAATGGGATGGATCATCCACGATCATGGTGACGGCTGAAGAGTTTCGATTTCATCCTACCAGGATCGAATGGGTATCCGACCAGCCTCTTCGTCTTCTGATTCGGAATCAGGGACGGGAGCGGCATGTGTTTCACAGCCCGGAATTGTTCGGTCCTGAACCTGGCGTCCTCTGGCATCAGCCAAAGGTGGTGCTTCAGGAAGCCAATACGGTTGTCCTTGAACCTGGGCAATCGATTGAGTTGTCTTTCACCGCGTCTGCCGGTCTCTATCCCTTTCGCTGTTGGATAAAAGGGCACACGGGCATGGAGGGCACGATCCTCGTCAAAGATCGTTCTTCAAAATTATGA
- the ribD gene encoding bifunctional diaminohydroxyphosphoribosylaminopyrimidine deaminase/5-amino-6-(5-phosphoribosylamino)uracil reductase RibD: MKRALSLAAKGKGRTSPNPMVGAVIVKDGQIVGEAYHRQSGEPHAEILALHRAGPRARGGVLYVTLEPCCHTNKRTPPCAPLLIQSGLERVCVAMVDPNPQVNGRGLQQLKHANVPVSVGVLEQAARHLNKVYAYWITTGRPLVTLKGAMTLDGKIATATGESRWITGERARQDVHRLRNQMDAILVGVGTVIADDPELSARGTTMTNKRVGRQPVRVVLDSRLRIPSNAKVLQWVSEQPTILCTTTQAPPQRIAHLRKRGIQVWVLPGQAGRVSLKACLSRLGKEGLTSVLIEGGGTVNAAAFQQGLVNQVRLYMTPKLLGGQDAIGLIGGKSPKTLNRAWPLADCQLKKLGNDWLVTGTIEPRG; encoded by the coding sequence ATGAAGCGGGCCCTTTCCCTTGCCGCCAAGGGGAAAGGGCGTACGAGTCCCAATCCCATGGTAGGGGCGGTGATTGTCAAAGATGGGCAGATCGTGGGAGAAGCCTATCACCGTCAGTCCGGCGAACCTCATGCAGAAATTTTAGCGCTCCACCGTGCGGGCCCTCGAGCGCGGGGGGGGGTCCTGTATGTGACGTTGGAGCCGTGTTGCCATACCAACAAGCGCACACCTCCCTGTGCCCCCCTCCTTATTCAGTCCGGGCTTGAACGGGTATGCGTGGCGATGGTCGATCCCAATCCACAGGTCAATGGACGCGGGCTTCAACAACTCAAGCACGCGAATGTTCCGGTATCGGTTGGGGTCTTAGAGCAGGCGGCCCGGCATTTGAATAAGGTCTATGCCTATTGGATCACGACCGGACGCCCGTTAGTGACACTTAAAGGGGCAATGACCTTGGATGGAAAAATCGCAACGGCCACCGGTGAGTCACGGTGGATCACAGGGGAACGTGCACGTCAGGATGTCCATCGTTTGCGTAACCAGATGGATGCAATTCTGGTTGGCGTCGGAACGGTCATTGCCGACGATCCTGAATTGTCGGCTAGAGGAACAACGATGACAAACAAACGGGTGGGACGGCAACCCGTAAGAGTCGTTCTTGATAGCCGATTGCGCATTCCCTCCAATGCCAAGGTTTTGCAATGGGTAAGTGAGCAGCCCACCATTTTATGCACGACCACACAGGCTCCACCACAAAGAATCGCACACTTGAGAAAACGTGGCATTCAGGTGTGGGTGTTGCCTGGGCAAGCCGGCCGAGTTTCCTTAAAGGCCTGTCTATCCCGATTAGGGAAAGAGGGTCTCACCTCGGTGCTCATCGAGGGAGGGGGTACGGTGAATGCGGCTGCGTTTCAACAGGGACTGGTGAATCAGGTAAGATTGTATATGACTCCAAAGCTCCTCGGAGGTCAGGATGCCATCGGCCTCATTGGGGGGAAATCTCCGAAAACGCTGAATCGCGCTTGGCCACTTGCTGATTGCCAACTCAAAAAGCTCGGGAATGATTGGCTCGTCACGGGAACGATTGAGCCACGAGGGTGA
- the folB gene encoding dihydroneopterin aldolase, whose protein sequence is MSSSIVLKGIQLAARCGVTETERQQPQPLLVDLTFRCHNQSAFQSDQISDTVDYGTITQRIQNIGEGQAFSLIETLAERICQALLHEFPITRLKIWVRKIRPPLKSIEGSVGVQLIRSRKPLTSHDHKHLSPFLVDQLSRLPHGTVLDVATGRGRHAIYLASKGFLVHGIDRDADALHELQEQAQEAGLPSITTQCIDLEANPQFPPDLGTAAYDVIIVFFYLYRPLFPQLVNALKSGGVIMYETFLLDNHIHRQHPRRKEFCLKTNELLTLLQGLRILHYDEGDHESSSGRAFTARMLARKP, encoded by the coding sequence ATGTCTTCATCTATCGTTCTCAAAGGTATCCAGTTGGCCGCACGATGCGGTGTGACTGAAACGGAAAGACAGCAACCTCAGCCCCTTCTGGTCGATCTTACCTTCCGATGCCACAATCAATCCGCCTTTCAGAGTGATCAAATATCCGATACAGTCGATTACGGAACAATCACACAACGAATTCAGAACATTGGGGAGGGGCAGGCCTTTTCACTGATTGAAACATTGGCGGAGAGAATCTGCCAAGCCCTGCTTCATGAATTTCCCATTACCCGTCTCAAAATATGGGTCAGAAAAATCCGCCCTCCGTTGAAGAGCATTGAGGGGTCTGTCGGGGTCCAATTGATCCGATCGCGCAAACCACTCACTTCCCATGATCACAAGCATCTTTCTCCCTTTCTAGTGGACCAGCTCTCCCGACTGCCTCACGGAACGGTATTGGATGTGGCAACGGGACGAGGTCGTCATGCCATATATCTGGCTTCCAAAGGGTTTTTGGTTCATGGCATCGATCGCGATGCCGACGCGCTCCATGAACTTCAGGAGCAAGCCCAGGAAGCGGGCCTACCCTCGATAACGACCCAATGCATAGACTTAGAAGCGAATCCGCAATTCCCTCCGGACTTGGGCACAGCCGCGTACGATGTCATTATCGTCTTCTTCTACTTGTACCGGCCGCTCTTTCCTCAACTGGTTAACGCCCTGAAATCCGGTGGCGTCATCATGTATGAGACCTTCCTTCTGGACAACCATATTCATCGGCAACACCCACGACGAAAGGAGTTCTGCCTTAAAACCAATGAATTGCTCACACTTCTTCAAGGGCTCAGAATTCTCCATTACGACGAAGGAGATCATGAAAGCTCTTCGGGGCGGGCGTTTACCGCTCGCATGTTGGCACGAAAACCATAA
- a CDS encoding TM0106 family RecB-like putative nuclease, producing the protein MKKDLSGQLVFSPSDLIRYLASPFASWMDRYSLENPGAVAPDEETEDGRLIAQTGAQHERAVLDEFKTSGAKLAEIPRTDPSVARTTTISAINAKTPIIYQAFLEHEPFAGFADFLLLDESGHYQVWDTKLARSPKPYYAIQLCCYSELLAAVTGTTMPEKFGLILGTKERVEFRIEDFIHYYGRIKTNFLTMQKAFTGNITDHPEPLSRADHGRWTSYADKFFHDTDHLVQVAGITVGQIKKLKKGGITTVADLSAASGASIRKLAPDSLAKLVAQARLQCQTRADRAENPDAPPRYEILPPIGANGEPVGLAALPPDHPADVFFDMEGYPLVAGGLEYLFGVCTRTGQPDSFEFMDWWAHNREEEQLAFEGFVDWVFNRWQRNPGMHIYHYAPYEVSAVRRLSTRHDTRQDEVDALLRNEVFVDLFQIVRHGLRLGENSYSLKTVERLYRPKRATEVATAADSIVQYARWIESQQPADWNYSPILKDIRDYNQDDCTSTAELLQWLRKVVVEHQITAATLDSETAPSAPKELPPEVVTRLETAAQLRRQGDAISAILADVIDFHRREEKPMWWRMFDRATATPEELRDDPSCLEGICAVGPPMPEKLSLVQEYRFDPSQECKLAAGDNSKVMFTHNLKAKFTLLELDISTGSLSLKIGKKSLSEKFSGAFPSQGSLLPDEHVPATAIQHALTEVVTRHLSHNLNAPVAALLNRVPPVVTPLQQTDESPTQAAIRIAGSMAGGCLVIQGPPGTGKTFTASQVITRLLASGKKIGVASNSHKAVINLLTACGDAAKKSGSQLRGIKVGGDAEDPLFTCNPGLQYLKDATSAHQAYTGGVVGGTAWLFTRPEWEGALDFLFIDEAGQVALANAIAMARCAKNLVLLGDQMQLEQPVQGSHPGDAGLSALQYALKDLEASQPDSPIMHAVIPPDYGLFLGESRRMHPFVCRFISESMYEGRLQSHADCTRQKILVPPGANGLITCESGILFSGVEHDGNVQQSDEEVERVTGIYDALHGRLYTDKDGGTKPLTLEDFLFIAPYNAQVRALQIALPVGARVGSVDKFQGQEAPVCILSLCSSYGEYGSRGLTFILDRNRVNVAISRAKCLAIVVADPRIAGTPPGSLDDMKLINLFCKLTDATAST; encoded by the coding sequence ATGAAAAAAGATCTCTCAGGCCAATTAGTGTTTTCGCCAAGCGATCTTATCCGCTATCTGGCCTCACCGTTCGCATCATGGATGGACCGATATTCTTTGGAGAATCCCGGCGCCGTTGCGCCTGACGAGGAAACCGAGGATGGACGACTGATCGCGCAAACCGGCGCACAGCATGAACGCGCGGTGCTTGATGAATTCAAAACATCTGGCGCCAAGCTGGCCGAAATTCCAAGAACCGATCCTAGCGTTGCCCGGACAACGACCATTTCCGCAATCAACGCAAAGACCCCAATTATTTATCAGGCGTTTTTGGAGCATGAGCCATTCGCCGGGTTTGCTGATTTTCTTCTGCTCGATGAATCTGGACACTACCAAGTGTGGGACACGAAGCTGGCCCGCTCGCCCAAGCCATATTATGCGATTCAGCTTTGTTGCTATTCGGAGTTACTCGCCGCCGTCACCGGGACCACGATGCCGGAAAAGTTCGGTCTCATCCTCGGCACGAAGGAACGGGTTGAATTCCGGATCGAAGACTTCATCCATTACTACGGGCGCATCAAAACGAATTTCCTGACCATGCAGAAAGCCTTCACAGGGAACATCACGGATCACCCGGAGCCTCTATCGCGAGCCGATCACGGCCGATGGACTTCCTATGCGGATAAATTCTTCCACGACACGGACCATCTGGTGCAAGTGGCCGGAATCACCGTGGGCCAGATTAAAAAGCTGAAGAAAGGTGGGATCACCACGGTAGCCGATCTCTCTGCAGCCTCAGGCGCTTCCATTCGTAAATTGGCCCCCGACTCACTTGCAAAACTTGTCGCCCAGGCACGGCTTCAATGCCAAACGCGAGCCGACCGGGCTGAAAATCCCGATGCCCCTCCGCGCTACGAAATACTGCCTCCAATCGGTGCGAATGGCGAACCGGTGGGCCTGGCCGCTCTTCCCCCGGATCATCCGGCGGATGTCTTCTTCGACATGGAGGGGTACCCGCTGGTTGCCGGCGGACTGGAATATCTGTTTGGAGTCTGCACGCGAACCGGGCAGCCGGATTCATTTGAGTTCATGGACTGGTGGGCACACAACCGGGAGGAAGAACAGCTGGCCTTTGAGGGCTTCGTGGACTGGGTCTTCAATCGATGGCAGCGTAACCCCGGCATGCACATCTACCACTACGCACCCTATGAGGTAAGCGCGGTGCGGCGATTGAGCACCCGTCACGATACCCGTCAGGACGAGGTGGATGCGCTGCTCCGGAACGAGGTGTTCGTTGATCTTTTTCAGATTGTCCGTCACGGCCTACGCCTCGGCGAGAATAGCTACTCACTCAAGACAGTCGAGCGCCTTTACCGGCCGAAGCGGGCCACCGAGGTTGCCACTGCGGCTGACTCGATCGTGCAATACGCCAGGTGGATCGAAAGCCAACAGCCGGCTGATTGGAATTACAGCCCCATCCTGAAAGATATCCGCGATTACAACCAGGACGATTGCACATCCACGGCAGAGTTGCTGCAATGGTTACGGAAAGTGGTCGTCGAACATCAGATCACTGCAGCCACCCTGGATTCCGAAACGGCTCCGTCGGCGCCAAAAGAATTGCCACCGGAGGTCGTGACGAGATTGGAGACCGCTGCACAGCTTCGTAGGCAAGGAGATGCCATCTCCGCAATTCTTGCCGATGTGATCGACTTCCATCGCCGGGAAGAAAAGCCCATGTGGTGGCGCATGTTTGACCGCGCCACGGCGACACCCGAAGAACTCCGGGATGACCCGTCCTGCCTCGAGGGGATCTGCGCTGTGGGACCTCCCATGCCCGAAAAACTTTCACTGGTACAAGAATATCGATTCGACCCCTCTCAGGAATGCAAACTAGCTGCCGGGGATAACTCCAAAGTGATGTTCACCCATAATCTGAAGGCAAAATTCACCCTCTTGGAGCTGGATATATCCACGGGCAGTCTAAGCCTCAAGATCGGCAAGAAATCTCTGAGCGAGAAATTTTCAGGCGCGTTCCCCTCGCAGGGTTCACTGCTTCCGGACGAGCATGTCCCGGCAACGGCCATTCAGCATGCGCTGACGGAAGTTGTGACCAGACACCTCTCACACAACCTCAATGCCCCCGTGGCCGCCTTGTTGAACCGTGTGCCGCCCGTCGTCACACCGCTGCAACAGACCGATGAGTCCCCAACCCAGGCTGCGATCCGAATTGCCGGTTCGATGGCCGGTGGCTGCCTGGTCATTCAGGGGCCTCCCGGCACAGGCAAGACATTCACCGCCTCACAGGTCATCACGAGGCTTCTCGCTTCCGGCAAAAAAATCGGCGTCGCATCCAACAGCCACAAGGCCGTGATAAATCTTCTCACCGCCTGCGGCGACGCGGCTAAAAAAAGTGGCTCTCAGCTCCGGGGCATAAAAGTCGGAGGGGACGCCGAAGATCCATTATTCACCTGCAACCCCGGCTTGCAATACCTCAAAGACGCCACCTCCGCGCACCAGGCTTACACTGGCGGGGTTGTCGGCGGAACGGCTTGGCTCTTTACCAGACCTGAGTGGGAAGGCGCACTCGATTTCCTGTTTATCGATGAAGCGGGACAGGTTGCCCTGGCCAACGCCATCGCGATGGCTCGATGCGCGAAGAACCTTGTGCTCCTGGGTGATCAGATGCAACTTGAACAGCCCGTGCAAGGCTCCCATCCCGGTGATGCCGGTCTTTCCGCCCTCCAATACGCGCTCAAAGACCTGGAAGCCAGCCAACCCGACTCCCCTATCATGCATGCCGTGATACCTCCGGACTACGGACTTTTCCTCGGCGAATCCCGACGTATGCACCCATTCGTCTGCCGCTTCATCTCGGAAAGCATGTATGAGGGCCGCCTTCAATCACATGCCGATTGCACCCGGCAGAAAATCCTGGTCCCGCCTGGCGCCAACGGTCTCATTACCTGTGAAAGCGGGATCCTGTTCAGCGGCGTGGAGCACGATGGCAACGTTCAACAAAGTGACGAAGAAGTGGAACGGGTCACCGGGATTTACGACGCACTCCATGGACGTCTTTACACCGACAAAGACGGCGGCACCAAACCACTGACATTGGAGGATTTTCTTTTCATCGCCCCCTACAACGCTCAGGTTCGCGCCCTTCAGATCGCGCTCCCCGTCGGGGCACGCGTTGGAAGCGTTGACAAATTTCAAGGGCAGGAAGCCCCTGTCTGCATCCTGTCACTCTGCTCCAGTTACGGAGAATACGGTTCACGCGGTCTGACCTTCATTCTTGACCGGAACCGGGTGAATGTGGCCATCTCCCGGGCGAAATGCCTGGCCATCGTGGTTGCTGATCCCCGAATCGCCGGCACTCCTCCCGGCTCCCTGGACGACATGAAACTCATCAATCTGTTTTGCAAATTGACCGATGCGACCGCCTCCACATGA
- a CDS encoding glycine--tRNA ligase subunit alpha, with product MTFQDIILSLHQFWKSRHCILTQPYDTEKGAGTFNPATFLRAIGPEPWRAAYIEPCRRPTDGRYGDNPNRLQHYFQYQVVLKPAPADSQDLYLQSLAHLGLDPYQHDIQFLQDDWESPTLGAWGLGWEVRLDGMEITQFTYFQEIGGLELDPVTVELTYGLERIAMYLQQVDNVYDLMWTEDVRYGELYHASEVQFSVYNFEAADVDLIQTSFDRYEKECQQSLEHPRGLVLPAYDCCMKCSHLFNLLDARGAISVAQRTGYIGRVRNLARKCAQAYLGQREQMGFPLLRHAAASARPHRKQKII from the coding sequence GTGACCTTTCAAGATATTATTCTCTCTCTTCATCAGTTCTGGAAATCCCGCCACTGCATTTTGACTCAGCCGTATGATACTGAAAAAGGGGCTGGGACGTTTAATCCGGCGACATTTCTTCGCGCGATCGGCCCTGAGCCCTGGCGTGCAGCCTATATTGAACCCTGTCGAAGGCCAACCGATGGACGATATGGAGATAATCCGAATCGCCTTCAGCATTATTTTCAATATCAGGTGGTGTTGAAACCGGCGCCTGCGGATTCGCAGGATCTGTATCTTCAAAGCCTTGCCCATTTGGGGTTAGATCCCTATCAACATGACATTCAATTTCTTCAGGATGACTGGGAGTCTCCCACATTAGGGGCGTGGGGGTTGGGATGGGAGGTCCGGTTAGATGGAATGGAGATCACGCAATTTACCTACTTTCAGGAGATCGGGGGGTTGGAGTTAGATCCGGTTACGGTGGAGTTAACCTACGGATTGGAACGCATTGCCATGTATTTACAGCAGGTCGATAACGTATATGACCTGATGTGGACAGAAGACGTTCGATACGGCGAACTCTATCATGCGTCCGAAGTTCAGTTTTCCGTCTATAACTTTGAGGCGGCGGATGTGGATTTGATTCAGACAAGCTTTGATCGCTACGAAAAGGAATGCCAACAGTCATTGGAGCATCCTCGGGGACTGGTATTACCGGCCTACGACTGCTGTATGAAATGTTCCCATCTCTTTAACTTGCTGGATGCGAGAGGGGCGATCAGTGTGGCCCAAAGGACAGGCTATATCGGCCGGGTACGAAATCTTGCCAGGAAATGTGCCCAAGCTTATCTTGGTCAGCGGGAGCAGATGGGCTTCCCGCTCTTGCGCCACGCGGCGGCTTCCGCCCGTCCTCATAGAAAACAAAAGATTATTTGA
- a CDS encoding glycine--tRNA ligase subunit beta: MATSRTPRKNVRAKSVSKSQPKSVPFLLEIGTEELPSAVLPQALEDLANLGQRLFADSRLKYESLGTLGTPRRLALLVKGVEPQQASLTQDILGPPVSAAFDASGQPTKAAWGFAKSQGVPVDQLRMKETPKGVYMAVETHQRGQSAKRVITEALPQILSKLAFPKSMRWNASRAKFGRPIRWLVALLGEQALTVEFAGIQSTAMTRGHRFYRPKGKKRGQTFPLTTANNYIETMKRLGVLVDPEERRRLITQEVSLLAKSAKARVDPMYWDELIEAAVFGVEYPHTILGTFQKEFLAVPKPVLISSMKEHQGFFSLMTKDGVLLPKFIAVTNMPWGNTALMTKGNERVLAARLSDAQHFFKEDSKRPLHERVPALEGVLFHHKLGTVRQKVDRVGHLIGWMAEQIGRKDLDEVCRRAALLAKADLTTGMVGEFPTLQGVMGEEYARHDGESAEVCRALGEQYFPRFPEDRLPIGLPGVLLAAADRCDSIVAFFAAGMAPSGSEDPLGLRRAAYGLVRILAETPLRLNIASMVDQALQILDGQGGRVRGTPQTGSEVVVFVIDRLRFYGRQHLGLREDVMEAVIRIPHAMDCDMGDLVARMQALEAMVPQPDFNPLMIGFKRAHRIVEKEQWTNAQALPGQFVHESERRLFQALGVIQQQVLSSVNDRNYGKALHALLELKGPIDEFFGAVMVNDSDPLTRANRLSLLKATDALFLTVADLSCLQSASG; the protein is encoded by the coding sequence ATGGCAACATCAAGAACACCACGCAAAAATGTAAGGGCTAAGTCGGTTTCGAAATCTCAGCCCAAGTCTGTTCCCTTTTTATTAGAAATTGGGACGGAGGAATTGCCGTCCGCTGTTCTTCCCCAGGCATTGGAAGACCTGGCAAATCTTGGGCAACGGCTTTTTGCGGACAGTCGGTTGAAGTATGAGTCCTTGGGGACTCTTGGGACACCCCGGCGTTTAGCCCTATTGGTCAAAGGGGTGGAGCCTCAACAAGCTTCTCTGACTCAAGACATCTTGGGCCCGCCAGTGTCGGCAGCCTTCGATGCTTCGGGACAGCCCACTAAGGCGGCATGGGGGTTTGCTAAATCTCAAGGGGTGCCTGTTGACCAACTTCGTATGAAAGAAACCCCCAAAGGGGTCTATATGGCGGTTGAAACGCATCAACGAGGTCAGTCGGCCAAACGGGTAATCACGGAGGCGCTTCCCCAGATCTTAAGTAAATTAGCTTTTCCGAAATCGATGCGGTGGAATGCCTCGCGGGCCAAATTCGGTCGTCCGATTCGCTGGCTGGTCGCGCTACTAGGGGAGCAAGCGCTCACCGTAGAATTTGCCGGAATTCAATCCACCGCCATGACAAGAGGGCATCGATTTTATCGGCCGAAAGGTAAAAAGCGGGGGCAGACCTTTCCACTCACCACCGCCAACAATTATATCGAGACCATGAAGCGACTGGGAGTGTTGGTTGATCCGGAAGAGCGTCGGCGTCTCATTACGCAAGAAGTCTCTCTCTTGGCCAAATCTGCTAAGGCTCGGGTTGACCCCATGTATTGGGATGAGCTCATTGAAGCCGCCGTCTTTGGCGTGGAATACCCTCACACCATTCTCGGAACGTTTCAAAAGGAGTTTTTAGCGGTTCCCAAGCCGGTCCTGATCTCATCAATGAAAGAGCATCAAGGGTTTTTCTCGCTGATGACAAAGGATGGCGTCCTCCTCCCAAAATTTATTGCGGTGACGAATATGCCGTGGGGCAATACCGCGCTCATGACCAAGGGGAATGAACGAGTCCTGGCAGCCCGCCTGAGTGACGCTCAACATTTTTTTAAAGAAGATTCGAAACGCCCACTGCATGAACGGGTGCCGGCATTGGAAGGCGTCCTCTTTCATCACAAGTTGGGAACCGTGCGTCAAAAAGTGGATCGTGTGGGTCACCTGATCGGGTGGATGGCTGAGCAAATTGGCCGAAAAGATCTGGATGAGGTGTGCCGACGCGCCGCTCTCTTGGCCAAGGCGGACTTGACGACCGGAATGGTTGGAGAGTTTCCGACCCTGCAAGGGGTGATGGGGGAAGAATATGCCAGACACGATGGCGAATCTGCAGAGGTCTGTCGCGCTCTTGGCGAACAGTATTTCCCCAGATTTCCAGAAGACCGGTTGCCGATCGGACTTCCGGGTGTCCTACTCGCAGCCGCCGATCGGTGTGATTCCATCGTGGCTTTTTTTGCGGCCGGAATGGCCCCATCCGGCTCAGAAGATCCATTGGGGTTACGTCGAGCCGCGTATGGGTTGGTGCGAATATTGGCAGAAACGCCACTCCGGCTGAATATCGCTTCTATGGTGGATCAGGCGTTGCAGATCTTGGATGGACAAGGTGGGCGGGTGCGTGGCACTCCTCAGACCGGGTCAGAAGTGGTGGTGTTTGTTATAGACCGGCTTCGATTTTATGGCAGGCAACACCTGGGATTACGAGAAGATGTCATGGAAGCGGTCATCCGGATTCCTCATGCGATGGACTGTGACATGGGTGATCTGGTCGCACGCATGCAGGCCTTGGAGGCCATGGTGCCTCAACCGGATTTTAATCCGCTGATGATCGGATTTAAGCGAGCTCACCGAATTGTCGAAAAAGAACAATGGACCAACGCGCAGGCCCTGCCTGGACAGTTTGTGCATGAATCGGAGCGTCGGCTGTTTCAGGCCTTGGGGGTGATACAACAACAAGTCCTCAGTTCAGTGAATGACCGGAATTACGGAAAGGCGCTTCATGCGTTGTTGGAACTCAAGGGCCCAATTGATGAGTTCTTCGGAGCCGTGATGGTCAATGATTCAGACCCACTGACACGGGCCAATCGCCTTTCCCTGTTGAAGGCGACGGATGCCCTGTTTCTCACGGTAGCCGATTTGTCCTGTCTGCAATCGGCAAGTGGATAA
- a CDS encoding EcsC family protein, translating into MTTLNHIDEQNLALAVDLLENPSFAAKVTNLIGGPVERAITMLPEGFSNKLLTTTHKALNKALDLAVSSIDERYRGEPANGAHRVLTTVSGAIGGAMGLMALSVELPISTTLMLRSIADIARSEGEPIMEAGSKLACLEVFAMGGTSQADDGAETGYFAVRAALAGAMTEAGKYLIERGLTKSGAPPLVRFLSEIASRYSIQVSEKAAAQAIPLLGAAGGATINLLFMDHFQNMARGHFIVRRLERAHGKETVQEAYRKFAARN; encoded by the coding sequence ATGACCACTCTCAATCATATCGACGAGCAGAATTTAGCATTAGCTGTAGATCTCTTAGAAAACCCCAGCTTTGCCGCGAAGGTCACGAATCTCATCGGAGGGCCGGTTGAAAGGGCCATCACCATGTTGCCCGAGGGATTCTCCAACAAACTCCTGACGACTACGCACAAAGCCTTGAACAAAGCATTGGATCTGGCTGTCTCCAGTATAGATGAACGGTATCGGGGTGAACCCGCCAATGGGGCCCACCGAGTATTGACCACCGTCAGTGGGGCAATCGGAGGAGCCATGGGGCTTATGGCATTGAGTGTAGAATTGCCGATCTCGACGACACTCATGTTGCGGTCTATTGCCGATATCGCGAGAAGTGAGGGAGAACCCATTATGGAGGCTGGGAGCAAGTTGGCCTGTTTGGAGGTGTTCGCCATGGGGGGCACCAGTCAAGCGGATGACGGGGCGGAAACGGGATATTTTGCGGTGAGGGCCGCGTTGGCGGGTGCGATGACCGAAGCGGGCAAGTACCTGATTGAACGTGGCTTGACGAAGTCAGGCGCCCCGCCATTGGTCAGGTTTCTGTCTGAAATTGCCTCACGGTACAGTATCCAGGTATCGGAAAAGGCGGCTGCCCAGGCGATCCCGTTGTTGGGAGCCGCAGGGGGAGCCACCATCAATTTGCTGTTTATGGATCATTTTCAAAATATGGCGCGTGGGCACTTTATCGTGCGGCGATTGGAACGCGCACATGGCAAAGAGACCGTCCAAGAGGCCTATCGAAAATTTGCCGCCAGGAATTAG
- a CDS encoding PHP domain-containing protein: MSRIDLHTHTHFSDGSVSPTALVEIAHQQGVNILAITDHDTTEGLPEAMEAAHHLPIEIIPGIELSTEFQGRETHMLGYFIDLADPQFQARLEQLRATRVDRLHHILDRLHTLKMEISLDEVEHVAGGGTMGRPHIAQLLIEKGYVKGMKEAFDRFLGIRGAAYVRRVVPEAAEIMMWITEAGGIPILAHPYWEGLGTDKTTDSCRALVEQGLRGLEVFYGTFSARQISINLNLARKFDLLMTGGSDFHGTFKPEILVGTGRGSLRVPPKLVDHLRQAAGRSGPLKMNKAP, from the coding sequence ATGAGCCGTATCGACCTGCATACTCACACCCATTTCTCGGACGGTAGTGTGTCACCCACCGCGCTGGTGGAAATAGCCCATCAACAAGGCGTGAACATCCTGGCCATTACCGACCATGACACGACTGAGGGTCTCCCGGAAGCCATGGAAGCGGCTCACCATCTCCCGATTGAAATCATACCCGGCATTGAATTAAGTACAGAGTTTCAGGGACGGGAAACGCATATGCTCGGCTATTTCATTGATCTCGCTGATCCTCAGTTTCAAGCCAGACTCGAGCAGCTCCGCGCGACACGCGTTGATCGCCTTCATCACATCCTTGACCGGCTCCACACCCTCAAAATGGAGATTTCTCTCGATGAAGTGGAGCATGTCGCCGGAGGCGGAACCATGGGTCGCCCACATATCGCGCAATTGTTAATTGAAAAGGGCTACGTGAAGGGGATGAAAGAAGCGTTCGATCGTTTCCTGGGAATCAGAGGCGCAGCCTATGTTCGGCGGGTCGTCCCCGAGGCGGCTGAAATCATGATGTGGATTACTGAGGCCGGCGGCATCCCCATCCTTGCTCACCCCTATTGGGAGGGATTAGGTACCGATAAAACGACGGACTCATGCCGGGCGTTAGTGGAGCAGGGATTACGAGGCCTTGAAGTCTTTTATGGGACGTTTTCCGCTCGCCAAATTTCCATCAATCTCAACTTAGCCCGAAAATTCGATTTACTTATGACGGGAGGCAGTGATTTTCACGGCACCTTCAAGCCTGAGATTTTGGTCGGAACGGGGCGGGGCTCGTTACGGGTTCCTCCCAAGTTGGTCGATCACTTACGTCAGGCGGCGGGCCGATCAGGCCCCCTGAAAATGAACAAGGCTCCATAA